One region of Halohasta litchfieldiae genomic DNA includes:
- a CDS encoding type IV pilin N-terminal domain-containing protein — MIQDSDRGQSEVIGSLLFVGLITIGITGVGGFALANFMEQANSDDILMDCSIEMQDDSVLITHTGGESADVDELKIVFENESSQSQKAFQITEGNGDGFFDTGESAAFDSPSVETEIQLVTDNQVICDTTIDPSLQEEEEEEEEEEEEDEEEEEEEEDEEEEEEEEDEEEDEEEEDEEEDEKEDEEEEDEEEDEEEEDEEEDEEEEEEEGDEGGLFGLF, encoded by the coding sequence ATGATTCAAGATTCGGATCGAGGACAGTCTGAAGTCATTGGATCTCTTCTATTTGTGGGATTAATTACGATTGGAATAACAGGTGTAGGTGGATTTGCATTAGCTAATTTCATGGAACAAGCAAATTCCGATGATATATTGATGGATTGTTCGATTGAGATGCAGGATGATTCTGTACTAATCACACATACTGGTGGGGAGTCCGCCGATGTAGACGAGTTAAAAATCGTATTCGAAAATGAGTCATCACAGTCACAAAAAGCGTTTCAGATAACAGAAGGAAATGGGGATGGTTTTTTTGATACGGGAGAATCAGCTGCGTTTGATTCGCCTTCTGTTGAGACTGAAATCCAGCTTGTAACCGATAATCAAGTTATTTGCGATACAACAATTGATCCAAGTCTTCAAGAAGAAGAGGAAGAGGAAGAGGAAGAAGAAGAGGAAGACGAAGAAGAGGAAGAAGAAGAGGAAGACGAAGAAGAGGAAGAAGAAGAAGAAGACGAAGAAGAAGATGAAGAAGAGGAAGACGAAGAAGAAGATGAAAAAGAAGATGAAGAAGAGGAAGACGAAGAAGAAGATGAAGAAGAGGAAGACGAAGAAGAAGACGAAGAAGAGGAAGAAGAGGAAGGAGATGAAGGAGGCTTGTTTGGCCTCTTCTAG
- a CDS encoding TrmB family transcriptional regulator: protein METVDNIQEAVEILQQLGLKEYEAQCFVGLSQVPSATAKKISEITDVPRTRVYDAVRVLESKGLVEIQHSSPQRFRAVSLSEATETLRDQYDARVDRLHDALDSIQMDTDADESSIQEIWSMTGSTAIEQRTNTLLSQAETEIVFVIADESLFTDPLVAKLNETDQEVDLLVGAASESVRTHVQDVIPRATTFVSGLEWLQEDDANTDETAIGRLVLVDRSTILVSSIVPSTGEEQAIFGEGFGNGLVVIARRLMSQGQFTADN, encoded by the coding sequence ATGGAAACAGTGGACAATATACAAGAGGCGGTTGAGATTCTCCAGCAGCTAGGGCTCAAAGAATACGAAGCACAGTGTTTTGTCGGTCTCTCACAGGTGCCGTCAGCCACGGCGAAAAAAATCAGCGAGATAACCGATGTTCCCCGTACGCGCGTCTACGATGCGGTTCGGGTACTGGAGTCTAAGGGGTTGGTCGAGATTCAGCATTCGAGTCCCCAGCGGTTCCGAGCCGTCTCGCTGTCGGAGGCTACAGAGACGCTCCGGGATCAGTATGACGCACGCGTCGACCGGCTCCACGACGCACTGGATTCCATCCAGATGGACACCGATGCTGACGAGTCATCGATCCAGGAGATCTGGTCAATGACAGGCTCGACAGCAATTGAGCAACGGACGAACACACTGCTCTCGCAGGCCGAAACCGAGATCGTATTCGTCATCGCCGACGAGTCATTGTTCACTGACCCGCTGGTTGCGAAGCTCAACGAGACTGACCAGGAAGTCGACCTGTTGGTCGGTGCGGCATCCGAGTCGGTACGAACCCACGTCCAGGATGTAATTCCACGGGCTACAACGTTCGTGTCCGGTTTAGAGTGGCTCCAAGAAGACGACGCCAATACCGACGAAACGGCAATCGGACGGCTGGTGTTGGTCGATCGATCGACAATCCTAGTGAGTTCGATTGTGCCCTCAACGGGAGAGGAACAGGCAATTTTCGGAGAAGGCTTCGGCAACGGATTGGTCGTGATCGCGCGTCGACTGATGTCACAGGGACAAT
- a CDS encoding TrmB family transcriptional regulator: protein MSNNPIENPQSTAITQLERFGLSTYAARTFVALAMLDTATAKDVSEVSEVPRTRVYDAIDELHNRGLVDIQNTSPKEFWSVSAETASRIFEHELQRSNEILRTALTELEPVQRRSEQRGVWTVSGQQAISNRLVDFFDSAEEEIVYMTVEDLLTEDLLSGLRRAAERGVSIRLGGVSADVQARIQDDIPSAQMFESLWVWSDTSAGRLMMVDSEKTLVSALANGKDAKPSDPRSETAIWGEGETNSLVVVLRAIFTWRMNSNE, encoded by the coding sequence ATGAGTAACAACCCAATCGAAAACCCACAGTCGACAGCAATCACCCAACTCGAACGGTTTGGATTGAGTACCTACGCCGCACGAACGTTCGTTGCGTTGGCGATGCTCGATACCGCAACAGCAAAAGACGTAAGCGAGGTCTCGGAAGTGCCACGGACTCGGGTGTACGATGCTATCGACGAACTGCACAACCGGGGACTCGTCGATATTCAGAACACCTCGCCCAAGGAGTTCTGGTCAGTCTCCGCAGAAACAGCGAGTAGAATATTCGAACACGAACTTCAACGCTCCAATGAAATACTGCGGACGGCACTAACTGAACTCGAACCTGTCCAGCGACGATCTGAACAGCGAGGGGTCTGGACTGTGAGTGGACAGCAAGCGATTTCTAACCGTCTGGTGGATTTTTTTGACAGTGCCGAAGAAGAGATCGTCTATATGACTGTCGAAGACCTCCTTACTGAGGATCTCCTGTCGGGCTTACGTCGGGCCGCAGAACGAGGTGTTTCGATCCGACTCGGAGGGGTCTCGGCCGACGTCCAGGCACGTATTCAGGACGACATTCCCAGTGCACAGATGTTCGAATCACTGTGGGTCTGGTCGGATACGTCAGCTGGACGGCTCATGATGGTCGACAGTGAGAAGACACTTGTGAGTGCGCTCGCCAACGGCAAGGACGCGAAACCGTCGGACCCACGGTCGGAGACTGCAATCTGGGGAGAAGGCGAAACAAACAGCCTCGTTGTGGTCCTGAGAGCAATCTTCACCTGGCGAATGAATTCAAACGAGTAG